The following coding sequences lie in one Vibrio sp. ED004 genomic window:
- a CDS encoding glutathione S-transferase, translating to MITLHHLNKSRSKRIIWLLEELGVDYQIKPYQRDSVTFLAPPELKSVHPLGKSPVIEDDGVVISESGAITEYLIDKFGEGKFAPERGTAEYVEYSQWLHFAESSGILPMLLKIFVMKDGCETNFLGGYADDENQKILTFVNEALEGKTYLVGETLTGADFMMSFIVEIVGNFGATALYPNIAKYGDLLASQPAYQKAEQLELEHSN from the coding sequence ATGATTACTTTACATCACCTGAATAAATCGCGTTCGAAGCGTATCATCTGGCTACTGGAAGAGCTTGGTGTCGACTATCAAATCAAACCTTACCAACGAGACAGTGTCACGTTTTTAGCACCACCAGAATTGAAGTCTGTTCACCCTCTTGGTAAATCTCCAGTCATTGAAGACGATGGCGTCGTGATCAGTGAATCTGGCGCAATTACTGAGTACCTTATCGACAAGTTTGGCGAAGGTAAATTTGCACCAGAACGTGGTACAGCTGAATACGTTGAGTATTCTCAGTGGCTACACTTTGCTGAAAGTTCGGGCATTTTGCCAATGTTGCTTAAGATTTTCGTGATGAAAGACGGCTGCGAGACAAACTTCCTTGGTGGTTATGCCGACGACGAAAATCAAAAGATTTTAACCTTCGTTAACGAAGCACTTGAAGGCAAAACCTATCTTGTAGGCGAAACACTCACTGGTGCCGATTTCATGATGTCGTTCATCGTAGAAATTGTGGGTAACTTTGGTGCGACTGCGCTCTACCCTAACATTGCTAAATACGGTGATCTTTTGGCAAGTCAGCCTGCTTACCAAAAAGCGGAGCAACTAGAGTTAGAACACTCTAACTAA
- a CDS encoding NADP-dependent oxidoreductase, producing MTQQDNRRIVLASRPVGAPTQDNFRLETVATPTINDGEMLLRSVYLSLDPYMRGRMSDAKSYAEPVAIDEVMVGATVCQVEASNNADFEVGEWVLAYTGWQDYGVSNGEGLIKLGKEPSHPSYALGIMGMPGFTAYMGLLDIGQPKEGDTLVVAAATGPVGATVGQIGKLKGCRVIGVAGGQEKCQYAKEVLGFDECIDHKADDFAEQLAKACDNGIDVYFENVGGKVFDAVMPLLNTGARIPVCGLISQYNATSLPEGPDRMSSLMGTLLVKRIKMQGFIIFDDYAHRYNEFATQMTEWLSQGKMHYREHLIEGLDEAPQAFMGLLEGQNFGKLVIKTNEPK from the coding sequence ATGACTCAACAAGACAATCGCCGCATCGTATTGGCTTCTCGCCCAGTTGGCGCACCGACTCAAGATAACTTCCGCTTAGAGACAGTGGCTACACCAACAATTAATGACGGCGAGATGTTACTTCGCTCGGTTTACCTATCTCTTGATCCTTACATGCGTGGCCGAATGAGCGATGCGAAATCTTACGCAGAGCCAGTTGCTATTGATGAAGTAATGGTTGGTGCAACCGTGTGTCAGGTTGAAGCGTCAAACAACGCTGATTTCGAAGTTGGCGAGTGGGTATTAGCGTACACAGGTTGGCAAGATTATGGTGTTTCTAACGGTGAAGGTCTTATCAAATTAGGTAAAGAGCCAAGCCACCCTTCTTACGCACTTGGCATCATGGGTATGCCAGGCTTTACCGCTTACATGGGTTTATTGGATATCGGTCAACCGAAAGAAGGCGACACGTTAGTTGTGGCGGCGGCGACAGGTCCTGTAGGCGCAACTGTTGGACAAATCGGTAAACTGAAAGGCTGCCGCGTCATTGGCGTGGCTGGTGGTCAAGAGAAATGCCAGTATGCAAAAGAGGTTCTTGGTTTTGATGAATGTATCGACCACAAGGCCGACGACTTCGCAGAACAATTGGCGAAAGCGTGTGACAACGGAATCGACGTTTACTTTGAAAACGTTGGCGGCAAAGTATTCGATGCAGTAATGCCGCTTCTAAACACAGGCGCTCGTATCCCTGTTTGCGGTCTTATCTCGCAATACAACGCAACATCACTTCCTGAAGGCCCAGATCGCATGTCTAGCCTAATGGGTACTCTTCTAGTTAAGCGCATTAAGATGCAAGGCTTCATCATCTTTGATGACTACGCACACCGTTACAATGAGTTTGCAACTCAAATGACCGAATGGCTGTCTCAAGGAAAAATGCACTACCGCGAGCACCTAATTGAAGGCCTAGATGAAGCCCCACAAGCATTCATGGGTCTATTAGAAGGTCAGAACTTCGGCAAACTTGTTATCAAAACTAACGAACCAAAATAG
- a CDS encoding RluA family pseudouridine synthase, producing the protein MSANLAQYTPLRTLNQTANQALALPERFTFPYYYTPHPVCELAMQQLQQSLLDCGVNETSQGNLYAVLLVQHPQTQELGYLSAFSGLQLDASLEPLLSSIAFVPSAFDNQQFEALNTQVLTQQATLANDIANLEKTHNLDELTVTLSELKNNASKAIEAFQLTMAANKAQRNQLREQANQEKELGNLDSAADLLKQLGNQSSQEKRDLKALRIEWKQKIAERQFQVDAIDNDLKSHKQDYQTISAELETQRLSHYRFINQAAEPKSLLELLDGKDALEDSGDCCLPKLLNFAFEHGFKPLALSEFWWGLPTTDIIRQHGNLYPVCQSKSFEILDHQLAGVELEDNPLIVNPAVGKSFDIVYEDDEIVVVNKPEEFLSVPGKFIEDSVYTRIKARYPDATGPLIIHRLDMSTSGLLILALTAESNKHIQKQFIDRTVEKRYTALLDGEIHGDSGDISLPLRGDITDRPRQLVCHEHGRNAETHWQAVSTNNGKTKVHLYPKTGRTHQLRVHCAHPQGLGVPIRGDDLYGYKRERLHLHAGYLKLVHPTTGKWIEFEVPSEF; encoded by the coding sequence ATGTCAGCAAACCTTGCTCAATACACACCACTGCGCACGTTAAACCAAACAGCGAATCAAGCGTTGGCTCTGCCAGAGCGTTTTACATTCCCGTATTACTATACTCCGCATCCAGTGTGCGAATTAGCGATGCAGCAGCTTCAACAGTCACTGCTTGACTGTGGTGTGAATGAAACATCACAAGGTAACCTCTATGCCGTTCTTCTGGTTCAACATCCTCAAACTCAAGAATTGGGTTACCTTTCTGCGTTTTCAGGTTTGCAGTTAGATGCGTCTTTGGAACCTCTGCTATCGAGTATCGCCTTCGTTCCTTCTGCTTTTGATAATCAGCAGTTTGAAGCCCTAAACACGCAAGTATTAACCCAACAAGCGACATTAGCTAACGACATTGCGAACCTAGAGAAAACTCACAACCTAGATGAACTGACTGTAACGCTGAGCGAGCTTAAAAACAACGCGAGCAAAGCAATCGAAGCATTTCAGCTCACTATGGCTGCCAACAAAGCACAGCGTAATCAGCTTAGAGAGCAAGCTAACCAAGAGAAAGAACTGGGGAACCTAGACTCTGCGGCTGACCTGCTTAAACAGTTGGGCAACCAAAGCAGCCAAGAGAAGCGAGACTTAAAAGCACTTCGAATTGAGTGGAAGCAAAAGATCGCAGAACGTCAGTTTCAAGTTGATGCCATAGACAACGATCTCAAAAGCCACAAGCAAGACTACCAAACAATTTCCGCAGAGTTAGAGACTCAGCGTTTGTCTCATTATCGCTTTATCAACCAAGCAGCAGAACCAAAGAGCCTGCTTGAATTATTAGATGGCAAAGACGCACTAGAGGATTCAGGTGACTGCTGCCTACCCAAGTTGCTTAATTTTGCCTTTGAGCACGGCTTTAAACCATTAGCTTTATCTGAGTTTTGGTGGGGATTACCGACAACAGATATCATTCGACAACACGGAAACCTTTACCCTGTTTGTCAGAGCAAAAGCTTCGAGATTCTCGACCACCAACTAGCTGGCGTTGAGTTAGAAGATAATCCGCTTATCGTAAACCCTGCGGTGGGTAAGTCGTTTGATATTGTTTATGAAGATGACGAGATCGTGGTTGTGAATAAGCCCGAGGAGTTCTTGTCTGTTCCGGGTAAGTTCATTGAAGACTCGGTTTATACACGTATTAAAGCACGCTACCCAGACGCCACTGGCCCGTTGATTATCCATAGATTAGACATGTCGACATCTGGATTGTTGATCTTGGCGCTGACAGCTGAGTCCAACAAACATATACAGAAACAGTTCATCGATAGAACCGTCGAGAAGCGTTACACAGCTCTGCTTGATGGTGAAATCCACGGTGATTCTGGCGATATTAGCTTGCCGTTACGCGGCGACATCACCGACAGACCGAGACAACTCGTTTGCCATGAACATGGGCGTAACGCAGAAACGCATTGGCAAGCCGTCAGCACCAACAATGGAAAAACCAAAGTTCACTTGTATCCTAAAACAGGCCGTACCCACCAATTGCGTGTTCACTGTGCTCATCCGCAAGGGCTTGGCGTACCGATTCGAGGTGATGACCTTTACGGCTACAAGCGGGAACGTCTACACCTTCATGCGGGTTACCTTAAACTGGTTCACCCAACAACAGGCAAGTGGATCGAGTTTGAAGTGCCTTCTGAGTTCTAA